Proteins found in one Geomonas subterranea genomic segment:
- the mqnE gene encoding aminofutalosine synthase MqnE, with translation MTFAAIKDHVLSGGRIGEAEALLLFRHPNLLELGELAQAVNERRNGRKVFFNVNRHINHTNICVNRCRFCAFFRRPGEAGAYLMSLDEVRARAEEALQQGATEIHVVGGLHPDLPFEFYLELLGTIKSVSPELHVKAFTAVEIAYLAELAALSIPQTLEKLKEAGLGSLPGGGAEIFAPEIRNQLCPEKISGAQWLAIMEQVHHAGLKSNATMLYGHLESVEDRVDHMRQLRELQDRTGGFQVFIPLAFQPEHSQLKIGGSGTSGVDDLRTLAVGRIYLDNFANVKAYWVMLGEKIAQVSLCFGVNDLDGTVVEERIGHEAGADTPQAMSRDGIVSMIRKAGRVPVERDTLYRELKVY, from the coding sequence ATGACATTTGCAGCCATAAAAGATCACGTCCTCTCCGGGGGGCGCATCGGCGAAGCCGAAGCGCTCCTTTTGTTCCGGCACCCGAACCTCCTGGAGCTGGGCGAGCTGGCCCAGGCGGTGAACGAGCGGCGTAACGGCCGCAAGGTCTTCTTCAACGTCAACCGCCACATCAACCACACCAACATCTGTGTCAACCGTTGCCGCTTCTGCGCCTTCTTCCGCAGGCCCGGCGAGGCAGGCGCCTACCTGATGTCGCTCGACGAGGTGCGCGCCCGCGCCGAGGAGGCGCTCCAGCAGGGCGCCACCGAGATCCACGTGGTGGGCGGGCTGCACCCCGACCTTCCCTTCGAGTTCTACCTGGAACTCCTCGGCACCATCAAGTCGGTCTCCCCGGAGCTGCACGTGAAGGCGTTCACCGCGGTGGAGATCGCCTACCTGGCGGAGCTCGCCGCGCTTTCCATACCGCAGACACTGGAGAAGCTGAAGGAGGCGGGCCTCGGGTCGCTCCCCGGAGGGGGCGCCGAGATCTTCGCCCCGGAGATCCGCAACCAGCTCTGCCCGGAGAAGATCAGCGGCGCGCAGTGGCTTGCCATCATGGAGCAGGTGCACCACGCCGGGCTGAAGTCGAACGCGACCATGCTCTACGGGCACCTGGAGAGCGTCGAGGACCGGGTCGACCACATGCGCCAGCTGCGGGAGCTGCAGGACAGGACGGGCGGGTTCCAGGTCTTCATCCCGCTCGCCTTCCAGCCCGAGCATTCCCAGCTGAAGATCGGCGGCAGCGGCACCAGCGGCGTCGACGACTTGCGCACTTTAGCCGTCGGCCGCATCTATCTGGACAACTTCGCCAACGTCAAGGCCTACTGGGTCATGTTGGGCGAGAAGATTGCCCAGGTGTCGCTCTGCTTCGGCGTGAACGATCTGGACGGCACCGTGGTCGAGGAACGTATCGGTCATGAAGCCGGCGCCGACACCCCGCAGGCAATGAGCCGCGACGGCATCGTTTCCATGATCCGCAAGGCCGGCCGCGTCCCGGTCGAGCGCGACACCCTCTACCGCGAGCTCAAGGTTTATTGA
- the prmA gene encoding 50S ribosomal protein L11 methyltransferase has product MITDWAEIACDVPAEMVDTLADFLVELTGNGVGVDNLHLDTFTLDTLEDTSIKTVKGYLPLDDSLEDMRIKIEQFLAQHGPDFPGFVYTPPVVTIIKNEDWANNWKVHFKPVRIGKRLVIKPTWEEYQQVEGDLVIQIDPGMAFGTGAHPTTKMCLESLERIAFAAGCAKLPNPVLDVGTGSGVLSIAAALLGATEITAVDIDPEAVRVTQENLELNGVDRVVTASTTDLSQLPGGYAVVVANILAEELVRLSDQLTSRVAPGGWLILSGILTEKEEFVRAGFPALELVENPREAEWSCITLRKPL; this is encoded by the coding sequence ATGATTACAGATTGGGCGGAAATCGCCTGTGACGTCCCGGCCGAGATGGTCGACACATTAGCTGACTTTTTAGTTGAACTGACCGGCAACGGGGTCGGCGTGGACAACCTGCACCTCGATACCTTTACCCTGGATACCCTCGAGGACACCAGTATCAAGACGGTGAAGGGGTACCTCCCCCTGGACGACTCGCTCGAGGACATGCGCATCAAGATCGAGCAGTTCCTGGCCCAGCACGGGCCGGACTTTCCCGGCTTCGTCTACACCCCCCCCGTGGTCACCATCATCAAGAACGAGGACTGGGCCAACAACTGGAAGGTGCACTTCAAGCCGGTGCGCATCGGCAAGCGACTGGTGATCAAGCCCACCTGGGAGGAGTACCAGCAGGTCGAGGGGGACCTGGTGATCCAGATCGATCCCGGCATGGCGTTCGGCACCGGCGCCCATCCCACCACGAAGATGTGCCTGGAATCCCTGGAGCGCATCGCCTTCGCCGCCGGTTGCGCCAAGCTTCCCAACCCGGTCCTCGACGTCGGCACCGGCTCCGGCGTGCTCAGCATCGCCGCGGCGCTTTTGGGCGCCACCGAAATCACCGCCGTCGACATCGACCCCGAGGCGGTCCGGGTGACGCAGGAAAACCTGGAGCTGAACGGCGTCGACCGGGTCGTCACAGCCTCGACCACCGATCTGTCCCAGCTTCCCGGAGGCTATGCCGTCGTGGTCGCCAACATCCTCGCCGAGGAACTGGTACGCCTTTCCGACCAGCTCACCTCCCGCGTCGCTCCCGGCGGCTGGCTGATCCTCTCCGGCATCCTCACCGAAAAGGAAGAATTCGTCCGTGCCGGCTTCCCCGCACTTGAGCTCGTGGAAAACCCGAGAGAGGCGGAGTGGTCCTGTATCACCCTGAGAAAACCGCTGTAG
- a CDS encoding UbiX family flavin prenyltransferase — translation MKQRHFVVAITGASGSIYALRLIEELLRSAARVSVLITEAGFAVLREECGLEWGGAAQVVQEQLRQRVGSLGELRYYACDDLFAPIASGSSAPDAMLVVPCSMGTLSRISSGNAGNLLERAADVMLKEARPLVLVPRETPLNAIHLEHMLKLSRLGVRVVPAMPGFYHQPQSMEDLVDFVVGKVLDSVQVEHSLFRRWGGE, via the coding sequence GTGAAGCAGCGCCATTTCGTCGTCGCCATAACCGGGGCTTCCGGCAGTATCTACGCGCTCAGGCTGATCGAGGAACTGCTCCGCTCGGCGGCGCGCGTCAGCGTGCTGATCACGGAGGCGGGGTTTGCTGTGTTGCGTGAGGAGTGCGGTTTGGAGTGGGGCGGCGCGGCTCAAGTGGTACAGGAGCAACTGCGGCAGAGGGTGGGGAGTCTGGGCGAGCTTCGGTACTACGCCTGCGACGACCTCTTCGCCCCCATCGCCAGCGGTTCGTCGGCCCCTGACGCCATGCTGGTGGTGCCCTGTTCGATGGGGACCCTGTCCCGCATCAGTAGCGGCAACGCCGGCAATCTCCTGGAGCGGGCCGCGGACGTCATGCTCAAGGAGGCGCGCCCCCTGGTGCTGGTGCCGCGGGAGACCCCGTTGAACGCCATCCACCTGGAGCACATGCTGAAGTTGTCCCGGCTCGGGGTGAGGGTGGTACCCGCAATGCCCGGCTTCTACCACCAGCCGCAGAGCATGGAGGACCTGGTGGACTTCGTGGTCGGCAAGGTGCTGGACAGCGTGCAGGTAGAGCATAGTCTGTTCCGGCGCTGGGGCGGCGAGTAA
- a CDS encoding response regulator transcription factor: MRILVVEDEKKVASFIKRGLEEEQYEVHTAADGEEGLKLALEKPFDLIVLDWMLPKKDGLSVLKELRERKNVTPILMLTAKDSVEDIVAGLDSGSDDYLTKPFAFAELLARVRALMRRSELDRGAEIRFADLRLDPVTHKVWRKDKEIDLTAKEYGLLEYFMRNPHQVLTRTMIAEHVWDYTFDSFTNIIDVYVNYLRKKIDREADKKLIHTVRGVGYILKEEE, encoded by the coding sequence ATGAGAATTTTGGTGGTTGAAGATGAGAAAAAGGTTGCCAGCTTCATTAAGCGCGGGCTCGAGGAGGAGCAGTACGAAGTCCACACGGCCGCAGACGGTGAAGAGGGGCTTAAGCTTGCGCTGGAGAAGCCGTTCGATCTGATCGTGCTGGACTGGATGCTCCCGAAAAAGGACGGCCTTTCCGTGCTGAAGGAACTCAGGGAGCGCAAAAACGTCACCCCGATCCTGATGCTCACCGCGAAGGACTCCGTGGAAGATATCGTTGCGGGTCTGGACTCCGGTTCCGACGACTACCTGACCAAGCCGTTCGCCTTCGCTGAACTGCTCGCCCGCGTACGTGCGCTGATGAGAAGGAGCGAGCTCGACCGCGGCGCCGAGATCCGCTTCGCCGACCTGCGTCTCGACCCGGTTACCCACAAGGTGTGGCGCAAGGACAAGGAGATCGATCTCACCGCGAAGGAGTACGGCCTGCTCGAGTACTTCATGCGCAACCCGCACCAGGTGCTCACCAGGACCATGATCGCCGAGCACGTCTGGGATTACACCTTCGACAGCTTCACCAACATCATCGACGTGTACGTGAACTACCTGCGTAAGAAGATCGACCGTGAAGCCGACAAGAAGCTGATCCACACGGTGAGGGGCGTGGGCTACATCCTCAAAGAAGAAGAGTAG
- the hisC gene encoding histidinol-phosphate transaminase encodes MIALRQNIAEMAGYVPGFQPEDVASYIKLNTNENPYPPSPQVIEAIGTEVGEGLRRYPDAASRLAREEAGKLYGFDPSWIIMANGSDEVLNNLIRAFAGEGEEIAYIHPSYSYYGTLAEVQGAKVRTFGLTEAFEPEGIPERYDGKLLFLTNPNAPLGFTFSQNYIADLAGRISGMLVVDEAYVDFAEENSLELVRSYENVVVTRTFSKSYSLAGMRLGLAIARPEVIAALNKIRDHYNLDRLAQAAATAALHDQGYFLECVAKIKETRAWFTQRLLEIGYHVIPSSGNYVFATPPDRDGTRVYQGLYDRKILVRHFTDPKLRHGLRITIGTREEMERTVQALIEIGPGQ; translated from the coding sequence ATGATCGCCCTGCGGCAAAACATCGCAGAGATGGCCGGCTACGTCCCGGGCTTCCAGCCCGAAGACGTCGCCTCCTACATCAAGCTGAACACCAACGAAAACCCGTATCCGCCGTCCCCGCAGGTGATCGAGGCCATCGGCACGGAGGTCGGCGAGGGGCTGCGCCGGTATCCCGACGCTGCCAGCCGTCTGGCGCGCGAGGAGGCCGGAAAGCTGTACGGTTTCGATCCCTCCTGGATCATCATGGCCAACGGCTCGGACGAGGTGCTCAACAACCTGATCCGCGCCTTCGCCGGCGAGGGGGAGGAGATCGCCTACATCCATCCCTCGTACTCCTACTACGGCACACTGGCCGAAGTCCAGGGTGCCAAGGTGCGCACCTTCGGCCTCACCGAGGCCTTCGAGCCGGAAGGGATCCCGGAGCGCTACGACGGCAAGCTCCTTTTCCTCACCAACCCGAACGCTCCGTTAGGCTTCACCTTCAGCCAAAACTACATCGCCGACCTCGCCGGGCGCATTTCCGGAATGCTGGTGGTGGACGAGGCATACGTGGACTTCGCGGAGGAGAACTCGCTGGAACTGGTGCGCTCCTACGAAAACGTGGTGGTGACCCGCACCTTCTCCAAGAGCTACTCCCTGGCGGGCATGAGGCTCGGCCTCGCCATCGCTCGCCCGGAGGTGATCGCCGCTCTCAACAAGATCCGCGACCACTACAACCTGGACCGCCTGGCGCAGGCCGCCGCCACCGCCGCGCTTCACGATCAGGGCTACTTCCTGGAGTGCGTGGCCAAGATCAAGGAGACCCGTGCCTGGTTCACCCAGCGACTGCTGGAGATCGGCTACCACGTCATCCCCTCCAGCGGCAACTACGTCTTCGCCACCCCTCCCGACCGGGACGGCACCCGCGTCTACCAGGGGCTGTACGACCGCAAGATCCTGGTGCGGCACTTCACCGACCCGAAGCTGCGTCACGGCCTGCGCATCACCATCGGCACCAGAGAAGAGATGGAGCGCACCGTGCAGGCGCTGATCGAAATAGGTCCGGGTCAGTAA
- a CDS encoding ribonuclease D, whose protein sequence is MQNKNKATNPAAAHLVTDQKALDELVARLSKESVLAFDLEADSLHHYTEKVCLIQVSSPSETRLIDPLAPVDVRALAPIFANPAIKKIFHGADYDMRSLHRDFGIEVVNLFDTMIASQFLGESEFGLAALLKKRFGVELDKRYQKADWSKRPFSQEMLEYAMKDTSLLIELYRQLEAELVAKGRLAWVEEESELVAGVRSPSREGELMCLRFKGANKMKPRELAVLEELLKFRDEKARIADVPPFRILSNDLLRELAEKQPRSNFELVGIHTMSSKLIERLGRGLLQAIANGLALPQDKLPQVQPNRRPVLDRLQDEKVKRLKIWREAKSAQLGLGVGLVANNTLLEALAEPGSSQNALLKRWQREAFGDELASLVS, encoded by the coding sequence TTGCAGAACAAGAATAAAGCAACAAATCCCGCAGCGGCACATCTCGTCACCGACCAAAAAGCCCTGGATGAACTCGTAGCGCGGCTCTCGAAGGAGTCGGTGCTTGCCTTCGACCTGGAGGCCGACTCGCTGCACCACTATACCGAGAAGGTCTGCCTGATCCAGGTATCCTCCCCGTCGGAGACCCGCCTGATCGATCCGCTGGCCCCGGTCGACGTGCGGGCGCTGGCGCCGATCTTCGCCAACCCGGCCATCAAGAAGATCTTTCACGGCGCGGACTACGACATGCGTTCGCTGCACCGCGACTTCGGCATCGAGGTGGTCAACCTCTTCGACACCATGATCGCCAGCCAGTTCCTGGGCGAGAGCGAGTTCGGCCTGGCCGCGCTTTTGAAGAAGCGCTTCGGGGTTGAGCTGGACAAGCGCTACCAGAAGGCGGATTGGAGCAAGCGTCCTTTCTCCCAGGAGATGCTGGAGTACGCCATGAAGGACACCTCCCTCTTGATCGAGCTGTACCGTCAGCTCGAGGCGGAGCTGGTCGCCAAGGGACGTCTGGCCTGGGTTGAGGAGGAGTCCGAACTGGTGGCGGGGGTGAGATCGCCGTCGCGCGAGGGCGAGCTCATGTGCCTGCGCTTCAAGGGGGCCAACAAGATGAAGCCGCGCGAGCTGGCCGTCCTCGAGGAACTGCTCAAGTTCCGTGACGAGAAGGCGCGCATCGCGGACGTTCCCCCGTTCAGGATCCTCAGTAACGACCTGTTGCGCGAACTCGCCGAGAAGCAGCCCAGGAGCAACTTCGAACTGGTCGGCATTCACACCATGTCGTCCAAGCTGATCGAGAGGCTCGGGCGCGGGCTGCTGCAGGCGATCGCCAATGGCCTGGCCCTGCCGCAGGACAAGCTGCCGCAGGTGCAGCCAAACCGCCGTCCGGTTCTGGACCGGCTCCAGGACGAGAAGGTGAAGCGGCTGAAGATCTGGCGCGAGGCGAAGTCTGCCCAGCTTGGCCTGGGCGTGGGGCTGGTGGCGAACAACACGCTCCTGGAGGCGCTCGCCGAGCCGGGTTCCTCGCAGAACGCCCTCTTGAAGCGCTGGCAGCGCGAGGCGTTCGGTGATGAGCTGGCGTCGTTGGTGTCCTGA
- the mqnC gene encoding cyclic dehypoxanthinyl futalosine synthase, producing the protein MLNTITEKVAAGADITFEEALWCLTEGDLLAVGRIADSIRRGMHPDGCVSFVVDRNVNYTNVCESQCKFCAFYRNPDAEDAYLLPNDQIMAKIQELVDQGGTQLLMQGGLHPSLDITYFDTLFREIKSRFPSVQNHSLSPAEITHTAKLSGLSIPETLKRLKEAGLDSVPGGGAEILVDSVRAEISPKKIGWQGWATVMREAAKLGMPTTATMMFGSKERIEDVVEHLFRVRELQAQGGSFTAFIPWTYQPGNTELGGETASGVEYLKVLALSRIVLRNIPNIQASWVTQGAKMAQVALFFGANDVGGTMLEENVVAAAGCRFRISQQQMIDLIKGAGFTPVRRTTLYRELERY; encoded by the coding sequence ATGCTCAACACCATCACCGAAAAAGTCGCCGCCGGCGCCGACATCACCTTCGAGGAGGCGCTCTGGTGCCTGACCGAGGGGGATCTTCTTGCCGTCGGCCGCATCGCCGACTCCATCCGCCGCGGCATGCACCCCGACGGCTGCGTCAGCTTCGTCGTGGACCGCAACGTCAACTACACCAACGTCTGCGAGTCCCAGTGCAAGTTCTGCGCGTTCTATAGAAATCCCGATGCCGAGGACGCCTATCTGCTCCCCAACGACCAGATCATGGCCAAAATCCAGGAACTGGTCGACCAGGGAGGGACTCAGCTCCTGATGCAGGGGGGGCTGCACCCGTCGCTCGACATCACCTACTTCGACACGCTGTTCCGCGAGATCAAGAGCCGCTTCCCGAGTGTCCAGAACCATTCCCTGTCGCCGGCGGAGATCACCCATACCGCCAAACTCTCGGGGCTCTCCATACCGGAGACCCTCAAGCGTCTCAAGGAGGCGGGGCTCGACTCGGTCCCGGGGGGCGGAGCGGAGATTCTGGTGGACAGCGTGCGTGCCGAGATCTCGCCGAAGAAGATCGGCTGGCAGGGATGGGCGACCGTCATGCGCGAGGCTGCGAAACTGGGTATGCCCACCACCGCGACCATGATGTTCGGCAGCAAGGAGCGGATCGAGGACGTGGTCGAGCACCTGTTCCGGGTGCGCGAACTCCAGGCGCAGGGGGGAAGCTTCACCGCCTTCATCCCCTGGACCTACCAGCCCGGCAACACGGAACTGGGCGGGGAAACCGCGAGCGGCGTCGAATACCTCAAGGTCCTGGCCCTGTCCCGCATCGTGCTGCGCAACATCCCCAACATCCAGGCAAGTTGGGTGACGCAAGGGGCGAAGATGGCGCAGGTCGCGCTCTTCTTCGGAGCCAACGACGTGGGTGGCACCATGCTGGAAGAAAACGTGGTGGCGGCGGCGGGATGTCGCTTCCGCATTTCGCAGCAGCAGATGATCGACCTCATTAAGGGGGCGGGGTTTACGCCGGTCCGCCGCACCACCCTCTACCGGGAACTGGAGCGGTATTAG
- a CDS encoding 16S rRNA (uracil(1498)-N(3))-methyltransferase has protein sequence MRSFFLGDNEVHDGEATVTGELYRHMARVLRLKQGAEVELVDNDGRRHCGVIEEVGAKSLTVRIAATSAAPGPEPGLRITLYQGLPKGDKLDLILQKCTELGISEVVTFDATRSVVKLRGEKTAAKLARFEKIVQEAARQSGRNSAPRTVIGGTLKEVLRDTRHAVKLLLWEGEEKTTLRECLERYQAPESVAVVVGPEGGLSAEEVEAAVACGFTPVTLGKRILRTETAGLALVSILQFHWGDMG, from the coding sequence ATGCGCAGCTTTTTCCTGGGAGATAACGAGGTCCATGACGGGGAAGCCACCGTGACCGGCGAATTGTACCGGCACATGGCGCGCGTGCTGCGCCTGAAGCAGGGAGCGGAGGTGGAACTTGTCGATAACGACGGCAGGCGCCACTGCGGCGTGATCGAGGAGGTCGGGGCTAAGAGCCTCACCGTCCGCATCGCCGCCACCTCCGCCGCCCCCGGGCCGGAACCGGGGCTGCGGATCACGCTGTACCAGGGCCTTCCCAAGGGGGACAAGCTCGACCTGATCCTGCAAAAGTGCACGGAACTTGGGATCTCGGAGGTGGTCACCTTCGACGCGACGCGATCCGTCGTGAAGCTGCGGGGCGAGAAGACGGCCGCCAAGCTGGCGCGTTTCGAGAAGATCGTGCAGGAAGCGGCGCGCCAGTCAGGACGGAATTCGGCACCCCGGACCGTCATCGGCGGAACCTTGAAGGAGGTACTGCGGGATACGCGGCACGCGGTGAAGCTGCTACTGTGGGAAGGGGAAGAGAAGACGACGCTGCGGGAGTGCCTGGAGCGCTACCAGGCGCCGGAGAGCGTGGCCGTGGTGGTGGGGCCGGAGGGTGGACTGAGTGCTGAAGAGGTCGAGGCGGCCGTCGCCTGCGGCTTCACGCCGGTGACCCTGGGGAAGCGGATCCTGCGCACCGAAACGGCCGGACTGGCACTGGTTTCCATACTGCAGTTCCACTGGGGGGACATGGGGTGA
- a CDS encoding DUF72 domain-containing protein: protein MLLYIGTSGYSYTEWKGSFYPRELPSREMLRYYGGQFNCVEINNTFHRMPKDSVLAGWREEVPETFRFVLKAPQRITHVNRLRDVADTVSYFFDVAAVMGRRLGAVLFQLPPTFKKDLPLLRDFLALVPPGRRVALQFRHRSWLDDEVFALLHRNDAALCIADAEGELEIPAVATATWGYLRLRRPDYPVEELRAWAELVRGRGWSEAFVFFKHEDEAKGPLFARRFMELVAAG from the coding sequence ATGCTCCTGTACATAGGCACCAGTGGATATTCCTACACGGAGTGGAAAGGGAGTTTCTACCCCCGTGAGCTGCCGTCCCGGGAGATGCTGCGCTATTATGGCGGGCAGTTCAACTGCGTGGAAATCAACAACACCTTCCACCGGATGCCCAAGGATTCGGTGCTGGCGGGGTGGCGTGAGGAGGTGCCGGAAACCTTCAGGTTCGTGCTCAAGGCGCCACAGCGCATCACCCATGTCAACCGGCTGCGGGACGTGGCCGACACGGTCTCCTACTTCTTCGATGTCGCGGCGGTGATGGGGCGGCGCCTGGGTGCGGTGCTGTTTCAGCTGCCGCCCACTTTCAAGAAGGACCTCCCCCTGTTACGCGATTTCCTGGCGTTGGTGCCGCCGGGGCGGCGCGTGGCCCTTCAGTTTCGCCACCGTTCCTGGCTGGATGACGAGGTCTTCGCGCTCTTGCACAGAAATGACGCAGCGCTCTGCATCGCCGATGCCGAGGGGGAATTGGAGATTCCGGCCGTAGCGACGGCCACCTGGGGGTACTTGCGGCTGAGACGTCCGGATTACCCGGTGGAGGAACTGAGAGCGTGGGCGGAGCTGGTCCGCGGCAGGGGATGGAGCGAGGCCTTCGTCTTCTTCAAGCACGAGGACGAGGCGAAGGGACCGCTTTTCGCGCGCCGGTTCATGGAACTCGTTGCGGCGGGCTAG
- a CDS encoding pyruvate, water dikinase regulatory protein, with protein sequence MYHVYLLSDATGETVERVARAALTQFKDVDVRLRRVGQIRNREDILKALDEVDRLPGIIFYTLVNTELAQFVRNECEARQLDAVDLITPLLFKLAEFLEMRPQKLPGLQYEMNSEYYRRMEAVDFTVKQDDGQEPRNLHKADIVLIGVSRSSKTPLSMYLAHKGYKVANVPIIQGIDPPPELEEVEPERVVGLIIDTQRLVDIRSARLRNLRQSPRGSYADYRQVEEELAYCRRFYRAHPAWLVIDVTNKSVEESAAEILSRLHGDIRYD encoded by the coding sequence ATGTATCACGTTTATTTACTTTCTGATGCGACCGGCGAGACGGTCGAGCGGGTTGCACGAGCCGCGTTGACCCAGTTCAAGGACGTGGATGTCCGTTTGCGCCGCGTCGGGCAGATCAGGAACCGCGAGGACATCCTCAAGGCCCTGGACGAGGTCGACCGCCTTCCCGGCATCATCTTCTACACCCTGGTCAACACGGAGCTGGCGCAGTTCGTCAGAAACGAGTGCGAGGCGAGGCAGCTGGACGCGGTGGACCTGATCACCCCGCTCCTCTTCAAGCTGGCCGAGTTCCTTGAGATGAGGCCTCAGAAGCTTCCCGGCTTGCAGTACGAGATGAACTCTGAGTATTACCGCCGCATGGAGGCGGTTGATTTTACAGTGAAGCAGGACGATGGCCAGGAACCCCGCAACCTGCACAAGGCGGACATCGTCCTGATCGGCGTATCCCGGTCCTCGAAGACGCCACTTTCCATGTACCTGGCCCACAAGGGGTACAAGGTGGCGAACGTGCCGATCATCCAGGGTATCGATCCTCCCCCCGAGCTGGAGGAGGTGGAGCCGGAACGAGTGGTCGGATTGATCATCGACACCCAGCGGCTGGTCGACATCCGATCCGCGCGGCTCAGGAATCTCAGGCAAAGCCCGCGCGGCAGCTATGCTGACTACAGGCAGGTCGAAGAAGAGCTCGCCTACTGCCGGCGTTTTTACCGAGCCCACCCCGCCTGGCTGGTTATCGACGTAACCAACAAATCGGTTGAGGAGTCTGCGGCGGAGATCTTGAGCAGGCTTCATGGTGATATCAGGTACGATTAG
- a CDS encoding 4-hydroxybenzoate octaprenyltransferase: MSSQAGVEMTMYARIKVFLEMIKFSHTIFALPFAFTGAVLAAKGLPTLAQAGWIVLAMVGARTAAMGLNRVIDADIDGRNPRTAGRAIPAGLLGRGSVTFFIALSVLLMLFAARMLNPLCLYLSPVALGFIFLYSYCKRFTALAHVVLGICLAGAPLGAWIAIRGSAELPAFLLAFAVLFWVAGFDILYALQDMDFDRQSGLHSIPAKLGVTGSLWTSRIFHVLSCLFLLGLYLQLGLGTFFLAGLVATCAMLLYEHHLLRGGNLDCLDAAFFNMNGYISVTLFVATLLDTLTAGAM; encoded by the coding sequence ATGAGCAGTCAGGCAGGAGTCGAGATGACGATGTACGCCAGGATCAAGGTATTCCTGGAGATGATAAAGTTCAGCCACACCATTTTTGCGCTTCCGTTCGCCTTCACCGGCGCCGTGCTGGCGGCGAAGGGGCTCCCCACGCTGGCGCAGGCGGGGTGGATCGTGCTGGCCATGGTGGGGGCGCGCACCGCTGCCATGGGGCTTAACCGGGTGATCGACGCCGACATCGACGGCCGCAATCCGCGCACCGCCGGGCGTGCGATCCCGGCAGGACTGCTCGGGCGCGGTTCGGTCACCTTTTTCATCGCGTTGTCCGTGCTGCTCATGCTCTTTGCGGCGCGGATGCTGAACCCGCTTTGCCTCTACCTGTCGCCGGTGGCGCTGGGGTTCATCTTCCTTTACTCCTATTGCAAGCGTTTCACGGCGTTGGCACACGTAGTGTTGGGGATCTGCCTGGCCGGTGCGCCGCTGGGCGCCTGGATCGCCATTCGCGGCAGCGCCGAACTCCCGGCCTTTCTCCTCGCCTTCGCCGTTCTCTTCTGGGTTGCCGGCTTCGACATCCTCTACGCACTGCAGGACATGGACTTTGACCGCCAAAGCGGCCTGCACTCCATTCCCGCGAAGCTCGGGGTAACGGGTTCGCTTTGGACCTCGCGCATCTTCCACGTCCTTTCCTGTCTCTTCCTGCTGGGCCTCTATCTGCAGCTTGGCCTCGGAACCTTTTTTCTGGCCGGCCTGGTCGCCACCTGCGCGATGCTTCTTTACGAGCATCACCTGCTGCGCGGCGGCAACCTCGACTGCCTCGACGCCGCCTTCTTCAACATGAACGGTTACATCAGCGTGACCCTCTTCGTAGCCACGCTGCTGGATACCCTGACAGCGGGGGCGATGTGA